The Arabidopsis thaliana chromosome 5, partial sequence genomic interval TTCATCattctttgattcttcatAATACTGGCGAATCATTAAGAACCGTACTCAATAGGCTCATGTTTgattcatctctctttctcatgaTAAGAATCCTTGTTGGCCGCACTAAGAACAAAAacctcttctttcattttgaaCAAGAACATGACCATGAAcaagctcttcttctcttcttacaAAGCTCTTTATAGAATTCATATCAGTGGTGAATCAAACAATGTGGGCAGTCTTTTTCAATCATCATTGGCTCTTTATCTAAACCAAgttcacaaaatttaataagaaCACATAAGAAAAGTTATGATAAAATTACAACTTTACTTAATTCAGTGAATAAGATTTGATGGGatgattatcttcttcaaatttcaaCGCAATTCAATCTTAATCAAAAGACAGAGAGATGTTAAAGTTGAAGACATTGATATTCACTAAATAATTCTTCCTAAAGACATTGATATTCATCAAAACTTATAAACCTTAATCATTACCAGCTAAATCTGCAAACTCAAAAAACACACTtactcataatcaaatttaccccaaaaatagtttttcttaGTCAATGAAGCTTTAATTCAAACCTGGGAAATATTTTGGAGCTGATCGATTTTACTTCGGATGGGACTACCAaattaacaattgtttttttcttcgttcACCGATGGTGCTGCAACGTCTCCTATTGATGAATTCCACGTTAACGGAGTGTCGACTCACCGGAAATCACAAATCGCCGGTGACATCGTATTTGtgtcgagagagagagagttgaaagcgaaggaagaagaaaaaacccaactttttttgtttcgttaaaaatagaaaaccaaTCGCAGCAAAACACTTGTCGCCTCtctcaaattaaaaaaaaactctctcgAGAGAGCGCctctcttctttaattttcagtttatatttatttttttgatacaAAATATAGAGAACCTGTGAAAAAACACAAGAGAACCTCCCATTGGAGGTGCTCTTAACTAGCAGCAATCCATACGTATTACTAGTTTACTACGAGTGTTTAACAACCAACATACTTCAGAAAGACGACGATACAAAAATACCTCTTGTTATTACGCTATatgcaaattttaattatgcttagacataaaaaaaaaaaaaaggagaaatagCTGAGTATTTTTATGGTAAAATAAAGTGTAAAATTTTATCACAATGATAGATAAGGGCAAGAAACTTTAAGACAACAGAAGGATATAGCTTCGAGACAACTCTGAGGAAGTGAGAACCACAAGAGATGATAAGATTACACAAGACCAAACATTCATTGACTTTTCGTTacatatgattttgttttgtaggaaTCTCTTGTTAAAACAGAGTAATAATAGTAAGGTTCTATTGCTTCCAGAATCTTCTTTTTAGGTCTTGGGCGTTTCTGATGTTTCAGCCTGAAACATTAGCCACAAATTTTGGGAAGAAAGCTTTATAATCAAGGGAGTAAAAGAATCTTGAAACATTAGCCCTAAATTGGTTAAAAACAGCATGATGTATTTCTCAAGTTTGCTAGAAAGTAGTATAAAAGAAACAGActcatataaacaaaacagcAAAACTTATTTTTCACGTTAAATTAAATGAACATGGCAAGGTTCAAATTTCCTTATTTAAATAGCTTGAGGTAAGTCTTCACTTTGATAAGAGTTATCAAATAAGTTCCAACAATTCAAGGCTGCATGCCCTACTTTTCCTCATATTTGACACTCAAGACGCTTAGAGGAGTTATTTGACTGAGACACTTGCTGATGAAAAACAGAGCGATTAGAAATTCATTTAATTCTTCAGTATTTAACAACGAATATGAGATCAAGAGTTTACCGTGGGGTACAAGCACGGGATACGTTGCGTGTAACTTCTCTTTCCGCATTTGAACCCAGTGGGAGGCCTCGAAGAATGGGATACTCTGTTCATCTACattcagaaaaataaagacaGGGAAGGGCGATAAATTAAGTTCATCTCTCAAAAATTTAAGATCAGGCTGCTGACATAAGAAGAAAtctatttgtttcttgttttcccTGCAGCGATAGCGACTAAATACGTActcttaaattttgtttttcaacatTTACCTTCTAATTTTTTGAACTTCAAGAGGACGTGAATTTGTCTACACAATCAAGTGAAGCCATGACTTAGAACATTATAGTAGATTGAcataattgataaaaaaagtttaagcattttatgttttttttttaaacaattatcggcattttctatatatatacatttgttaAGATTTtcattcattattttttataatgggctttaacctttttaaattaacaaaatatcttgttaatgaatttagtttagtaaaattttagatttaagaaaaataaaaccttaaattctaagactttgattacaaaataagaaatggAAGACTTTCTAATGTAAGGTGCATGAActttgattataaaataacaaactttgttttgattaatcaaataaagagTTGGCTTTGCTATTCATTAAGACAATTATGGTTGAAAAGTTCAATTACGTGAATTTGATGAATGGTTTTGCAGACAATAATCTAAATAGaactatatttaaaatatatttttttttgtttttttttttcctttttttttgtttacaaaatgcttataaaattgaaaaaaatgttctACAAAGTTTTAgtataactttatatattattattctatgtgattatgcaaaaaatgaagtttctcaatttaataaattcttaactcttttctttcgttactttttaattatcacggtgtaagatttttttttttaattttgatatttacttattttttttcttttttcctttttaatttagaCAATTTCTTTCCTAGTTACTACTTATAGAGTGCGTGAGTAAGCGTTTTGTAGAAGAACAATATTTTCTATGTtcttgttaaaaatataattttgtttaatcataattaaattcGCATTCAGTGGAATACACATGATCTCATACACAACAGCTTAATTCTTCATACTAATATTGAAAAGGGCAACCGGGTTCAAATTGATGTGACAAACAGTGTTTACAAATTGATTATTATATTGGGGGAAacattaaatgaaaatataacaatcaacGTTGTCCGTCGacatattttacaaaaaaaacataaaacgcTTGAACACGACCTAACCCAAATGCAGGATTCTTTATGACtcttgcatcatcatcatctcttatCTAATGTTTCTGCAAGTCTAACGCCACAACTCTGTatctttcaagtttcaacccGCTGCACCTCTCTTCTCCCTTGCTGGCAAAGTTCTCAACTTCCATCATAGACTCATAGTTGCTTCTTTCACTAATCTTCTTGCCCCTTTGTCCTTCTCTTctatccttcttcttctttttttgcatCAACAAGCTCCTTTTATTAGTagtatatgtaatatatattgtacATAGATGTTTCATATGTGATGATATTTGGTGGACCGGTCCAAGAGTTTGTTTGTACTTTCAGAAAAGCAtcattatttttgtctttttgatgTGAAGCCGAAAAGGAAGAActgaattatttattatttttaatgtattaaAGAGTTTCCGAGTTAGGCCCAAAAGATCAATGTCTCAAGTTAAGCCCAACATGTCATATTTCTGTCGAAGATTCCTTTGCCGTAAGTGGAGAAGATCATTTCCTTGAGGAGAGGATACTGAAGCAGAACGAACAACAGCGCCGGTAAACAAGCGCAAAGGATCGTCGGAGCAACAATCCATTTCCCTTTATTCATCATTGTTATAAGCACCAATGAGAATGCAATAAGCATCGCCGCGATGGAAACGAATAGTATCGAAAGTCCCGTGATCATCTTTGTCGGCAGCGCGACCAAAAAATCGTCAAAGGAGTATCTCGCGGTGAGTATCCCGAGGAATATGGGTACGGCGGTGCAAGCGGCGAAGCAAGAAATCAAATCGGAGACGATGAATATGATGAACCTCTGTTCATATAAGTGAAAGGGGTTACCTTCTGAATTGTCGTCGGAGCCACCAGATACGGTAAAGACCGCCGCGAAAATGACCGTGATGATGAGAGCCGCGAAAGTGACCATGACGATGAGAGCCGCGACTAAGCTGCATGACATGGCTGTGTCTTTCATCCATTTCTCGGCTTCTTGTCGCAGTCCTTGGTGCTCCTTTGCAAATATCTCGATCGGTGTTTGCTCTTCTGTGTTTACTCTCTCCTTCTCGATCTCTGGTGCAATTCTCTCCACTTCCTGCATCATTAAGGCcagatttatttttagacctctgtttcctctgttttggcTATGCATGAGAGAAATAGAGCAAACCTTGAACCATTGTAACTCGCGTTGCATCCGCAAAGGTGCGCAAATGACACTAGCGAGCTTggaaggaggagaaggaaaTCCGGCGAGATGAAGCACACCATTGCCGTCGCTGTCCTTGTCTGCGAGCAACAAGTACTTCCTGTCGTCCAGACCGTAGAGGAGATTAAACACCTTCTCTTGTCTGAACTCGACGGCCAAGAGAAACAGAGTACTGCTCGAGCTTGTTCTCGTGGACCATAGAAGCTCGGAGTTGTTTCTGATCATTTCCACCAAGAAATCCACATTCCCATATCTCACTGCAAAGAGTAAAGCTTCATCCACTGTCTCGGAACGTTCCTTCAAGCCCAAGGTCAATGTTTCTTCTGATATTCCCAGTAGAAGCTTCTTGGCTTGTAGATGCATGACCTTAAGTCGGTACACTTCATCTATTCCTGAAACCATCACTCAATTCAGATTTAAATTTCATATGAATCCTATTGAATAGCCTAATACTTACCGGTCCATTTGGAGAGACCTTTGAGCAGTTTCCTCATCAGAGTATCTGGGAACAAATCGAAActttttctcactttcttcagaggaatatatatagactttttataaactttatgTATACGGAAGAACTTACTCTTATGATCTTTGTTTGCATGTGAAGGTTTTGGGAGAGTTGGCAGCTTTACTTGTATCCCTAGCAAGtgagagaaggaaaaaattatttgattcaaAAGGGAATGACAAAATGATTGATCTTTGTAATGAAGAGGTCTTAGATTTGTACAGACAAGAGTAGATGAAACGTGTCAATGGTCCAAGATAGCAGTCACCAGGAAAAAGATCTGGCTTTGAAGCCAAGACAATGATGGGAATCGACTCGATTTGCAAGTGTTTTGTGACGGCTAAGCGTCTGCTCATGTTGAACAGATCCAATGCGATGTCTAattgtataaagaaaaacagataaaGATCAAAACCGCCAAAGATATGGGTTGCTTGAATTCCAAGAAATCCCTTACCGAGCATTCTATAGAAGATGGCATTCAGAAAGAGCAAAGTACCATGATATCCGTCTTCAGCAAGTAAGACCTGAACCGGAGTTCTGGTGTAAAGATAGCGAGCCATTTCCATCTGCGTGTTCTCAACCGCAACCACAACCGGAATCTGTCCATTGATTCCAGGAATCTCTAGCAGCTTAGGGTTCTTGGCGACTAAGGCTTCAGCAATCTCCATATTTCCACTAACCGCTACGACAGTAAGAGCCGTGTGGTACGAAACGTTTTGGCTCATCTTGGGAAGCATTTGTTCAGGTGTCATACGCCACAGAAGCTCTTTAACAATCTCGGGTTTCCCACAAGCACAAGCCTTTAACAATGGCGTCTCGTAAAGGTTTATCCATTCGTCCACTGCGTCCGGATGATCGTTCAAGAAGTCCTTCACGACTTCTACACGACCTTGGCTTATTCCTTGACTTAATTGTATATACTCATAATATACGTTCGTATTCTTTcctacatcaacaacaagatCACGCTATGCGAATAAATCAGTATCCCGTGCTATATCCACCTAGTGATTATCTTCGAAACTGAGACTTTGATCTATCCTTTGTAACTTGCTTATTATTTGAGAATGGTATAAGAATTCTTACCGCGAAGCTGGATATTGACGGGATCACTTggaacttcttcttcaggatTCTTTTTTGTAGGAGAGACACTGTCGCCTAGGTCAGCATGAGGAACCTTTGTATTAGCGAATTTGAAAGGACTCCTCCGAAGTGTTGCCATCAAAGTTGCGTGTAAGTAATTAGAACTAATTgccatattatattttataagacCAACTCTAccaaatatatagaaataaacaAGACAACTAGAGGTAATAATAGTATCTCTATACAAAAATGCAAAGTATATGTCGTTGTCCGATCTTTTTCTATCTAATTATTCTTTGATTGATCTTATACAAGAATATATGCTTTTCTTGGTTACTCATTATTAATTTGGAAAGCTTTTATGTTAGACAGGAAAGTTATTCTATAATCCATATGAAgataataaattcaaaaaaaactaaaaaaataagaaattcgaatatatatattttattttttttggtaagccgaatattttaaaattgttaaggTTCGGAAGCATTAATTTTGGTCGCTTTAAGTGGCCAATTGGCCATTTACCTGCACAGTTTCTAGGACTTTCCTAAGAAATAGCGAACTAGCCTAATAGTAAAACTGTATCTATACTTATATTTATGAagtataaatttgaaatattttttcattatccAAATAATTACAATATACGTCATTGCTTATATCCATATGCACACAACATGACAATGAATTATATCGTCTTTCGGAAAATCTATCATAATCGTCGACGacaaaccctaatactcatACGTGTCGATCGTTTTTGTCGAGAACCCACTCTTTGATCGATATAATACTATATTAGAAAGAATCGAGTattcttaaaccaaataagaaagaaagaaaaagtgacAATATATTGGTATTATACCATGATCATCCCAGAAggtgtttttaaatataaagataatGTGTTAAATATGAAAGATTAGTGACCGTGGCACTAAGAAAACACTTTAGATCCCCAAAATAGGTTGTCTTTACATTTATTAATGAGTCGTATGACAAATTAGGATGGTAGGGTTTTAATTGTCAAACTGACCCAAAAAAGTGACATATTTAAAACACGTACACTTTTATGTTAAAACAAAGATTTCATGTTTCGGTCGAAGATTCGTTTGCCGTAAGTGGAGAAGATCAGCTCCTTAAGGAGAGGATACTGAATCATAACAAATAACAGCGCCGGGAAACAAGCGAAGAAGATCGTCGGAGCAACGATCCAAGGGTCGTTAAAGATCGTGAATAAGGCCGACGAGAATGCCACAAGCATCGCCGCTATCGAGACAAACAATGTCGAAAGTCCAGCGATCATATTCGCAGGCAGCGAGAACAAGAAATCGTCGAAAGCGTATCTCGCGGTGAGTATCCCGAGGAATATGAGGACGGAAGTGCAGGCGGCGAAGCAGGAGATCAGATCGGAGACGATGAATATGACGAATATTCGTTCATGTCGGTGAAAGGGTCTACCGCCTGAGTTGTCGTCCGTGCCGCCGGGGACGGTGAAGATTGCCGCGAAGGTGACCGTGACGATGAGAGCCGCTACTAAGCTGCAAGACATCGCAGTATCTTTCATCCACTTCTCGGCTTCTAGTCGCATTGCTTCGTGCTCCTTTCTGAATATCTCGATCGGTGTCAGATTTTCTGTGTTTACTCTCTCATTTTCGATCGCCGGCACGATTCTCTCCATCTCCTACATTATCAagactatatattttttagaaatcCGTTTTAGTTATGCATTTAAGGTGCCTACTCCATTAAATCTATAgcagagagaaacaaagcGAACCTTAAACCATTGTAACTCGCGTTGCATCTGCAACGTTGCGCTAACGACCGTAGCGAGCTTGTAATTAGGAGGAGGATAGCCAGCAAGATGAAGCACACTATTTCCGTCACTGTCCTTGTCGGCGAGAAACAAGTACTTCCTGTCGCCCAGACCGTAGAGGAGACTAAACACCTTCTCTTGTCTGACCTGGACGGCAGTGTTAAACAGAGTACTAGTTCCCGTGGACCATAGAAGCTCGGAGTTGTTCTTGATCATCTCCACCAAGAAATCCACATTCCCATATCTTACTGCGAAGAGTAAAGCCTCATCTACTGACTCAGAACGTTCCTTCAAGCCCAAGGCCAATGTTTCTTCTGATATTCCCTTTAGAAGTTTCTTGGCTTGTAGATGCATGACCTTAAGTCGGTACACTTCATCTATCCCTGAAACATCACTCATCAATTCAGTTATAGATGTCATGTGAGTGTGACGCCTATCCAATAACTGTATTCGCAGACGAAAACCTAATATACTTACCGATACATTTGGAGAGACATTTGAGCACTTTCCCCATCAGGGTATCTGGAAAAAAACCCATAGATAAAATAACTGAAACCTTTCTCACGTTCTTCAgagaaatatattatagagACTTTATGATGTTATGAGTACTGAAGGCTTTGAAAAGAAGTTACGTAGATTTCAAGTTACTTTAGATTCACAAAAGAACTTACTCTGATGACCTTTGTTTGAACGAGAAGGCTTTGGAAAACTTGGCTGCTTTATTTGTATACCTAGCAAGTGAGAGAAAAACATATTGGATCAAAAGAGAATAACAATATGGTTGATCGTTGCAAAGAAGAGGTCTTAGATTAGTACGGACAAGAGTAGATGAAGCGTTTCAATGGTCCAAGATAGCAGCCACCGGGGAAAAGATCTGGCTTTGAAGCCAAGACAATGATAGGAACCGACTCAATTCTCAAGTGTTTTGTGACGGCTAAGCGTCTGCTTTTGTTGAACAGATCCAAGGCCATGTCTAATTGTatgatgaaaaacaaatcaagaaatgaTCATCAAAACACCCTAAAACATGGTTTGcttgaagatcaagaaaccGACAGCTTACCCagctttttataatatatggcATTGAGAAAAAGCAAGATACCGTGAAACCCGTCTTTTTCAAGTAACACCTGAACCGGAGTTCTGTTGTAAAGATAGCGAGCCATCTCCATCTGCGTGTTCTCAACCGCAACCACAACCGGAATCTCTCCATTGTTTCCAGGAATCTCTAGCAGTTTAGGGTTCTTGGCGACTAAGGCTTCAGCAATCTCCATGTTTCCACTAACAGCAACGACGGTAAGAGGCGTGTtgtaaaaattgttttggcTCATCTTGGGAAGCATTTGTTCCGGTGTCATACGACGCAGAAGCAATTTAACAATCTCGGGGTTTCCATATGCGCAAGCCTTTAACAATGGCGTCTCGTAAgggtttatatatttatccACTGCGTCCGGGCGGCGGTTCAAGAAGTCCTTCACGGCTTCTACACGACCTTGGCTTATTCCTTGATTTAACTGTATATACTCATAGTATTCGTTCGTAACCCTCCCTACATCGACAACAAGGAATACACATATGATAAATATATCTGCATATTCAGATTATTATGCTATGCGAATAGCTAGGTATCCCGCACTATATTcacatttaaataaataaaaatcatctaAAGATACAATGTGAATAAACTAGTACTCCTAAGTTTGAAACTGAGACATTGATAATGCCTTCTTGTAAATTGCTTATAGGCGATTGATTTTGCCAACAGTAATATGAGAAATCTTAAGTACCGTGAAGCTGAGATGCCGTCCGAATCTGAAGATTGAATTGATCACatggagcttcttcttctggaacTTCTTTTATAGGTGAGGAACTCTCTTCGGAACTGACTTGTAGGACACCatgaaaaaactttgttttagcGAATTTGAAAGGGATCCTCTCAGATGTTTCCTCCAAAGCTT includes:
- a CDS encoding Ankyrin repeat family protein; its protein translation is MAISSNYLHATLMATLRRSPFKFANTKVPHADLGDSVSPTKKNPEEEVPSDPVNIQLRGKNTNVYYEYIQLSQGISQGRVEVVKDFLNDHPDAVDEWINLYETPLLKACACGKPEIVKELLWRMTPEQMLPKMSQNVSYHTALTVVAVSGNMEIAEALVAKNPKLLEIPGINGQIPVVVAVENTQMEMARYLYTRTPVQVLLAEDGYHDIALDLFNMSRRLAVTKHLQIESIPIIVLASKPDLFPGDCYLGPLTRFIYSWIQVKLPTLPKPSHANKDHKNTLMRKLLKGLSKWTGIDEVYRLKVMHLQAKKLLLGISEETLTLGLKERSETVDEALLFAVRYGNVDFLVEMIRNNSELLWSTRTSSSSTLFLLAVEFRQEKVFNLLYGLDDRKYLLLADKDSDGNGVLHLAGFPSPPSKLASVICAPLRMQRELQWFKEVERIAPEIEKERVNTEEQTPIEIFAKEHQGLRQEAEKWMKDTAMSCSLVAALIVMVTFAALIITVIFAAVFTVSGGSDDNSEGNPFHLYEQRFIIFIVSDLISCFAACTAVPIFLGILTARYSFDDFLVALPTKMITGLSILFVSIAAMLIAFSLVLITMMNKGKWIVAPTILCACLPALLFVLLQYPLLKEMIFSTYGKGIFDRNMTCWA
- a CDS encoding Ankyrin repeat family protein, producing the protein MAISSNYLHATLMATLRRSPFKFANTKVPHADLGDSVSPTKKNPEEEVPSDPVNIQLRGKNTNVYYEYIQLSQGISQGRVEVVKDFLNDHPDAVDEWINLYETPLLKACACGKPEIVKELLWRMTPEQMLPKMSQNVSYHTALTVVAVSGNMEIAEALVAKNPKLLEIPGINGQIPVVVAVENTQMEMARYLYTRTPVQVLLAEDGYHGTLLFLNAIFYRMLDIALDLFNMSRRLAVTKHLQIESIPIIVLASKPDLFPGDCYLGPLTRFIYSWIQVKLPTLPKPSHANKDHKNTLMRKLLKGLSKWTGIDEVYRLKVMHLQAKKLLLGISEETLTLGLKERSETVDEALLFAVRYGNVDFLVEMIRNNSELLWSTRTSSSSTLFLLAVEFRQEKVFNLLYGLDDRKYLLLADKDSDGNGVLHLAGFPSPPSKLASVICAPLRMQRELQWFKEVERIAPEIEKERVNTEEQTPIEIFAKEHQGLRQEAEKWMKDTAMSCSLVAALIVMVTFAALIITVIFAAVFTVSGGSDDNSEGNPFHLYEQRFIIFIVSDLISCFAACTAVPIFLGILTARYSFDDFLVALPTKMITGLSILFVSIAAMLIAFSLVLITMMNKGKWIVAPTILCACLPALLFVLLQYPLLKEMIFSTYGKGIFDRNMTCWA
- a CDS encoding Ankyrin repeat family protein, producing the protein MTPEQMLPKMSQNVSYHTALTVVAVSGNMEIAEALVAKNPKLLEIPGINGQIPVVVAVENTQMEMARYLYTRTPVQVLLAEDGYHGTLLFLNAIFYRMLDIALDLFNMSRRLAVTKHLQIESIPIIVLASKPDLFPGDCYLGPLTRFIYSWIQVKLPTLPKPSHANKDHKNTLMRKLLKGLSKWTGIDEVYRLKVMHLQAKKLLLGISEETLTLGLKERSETVDEALLFAVRYGNVDFLVEMIRNNSELLWSTRTSSSSTLFLLAVEFRQEKVFNLLYGLDDRKYLLLADKDSDGNGVLHLAGFPSPPSKLASVICAPLRMQRELQWFKEVERIAPEIEKERVNTEEQTPIEIFAKEHQGLRQEAEKWMKDTAMSCSLVAALIVMVTFAALIITVIFAAVFTVSGGSDDNSEGNPFHLYEQRFIIFIVSDLISCFAACTAVPIFLGILTARYSFDDFLVALPTKMITGLSILFVSIAAMLIAFSLVLITMMNKGKWIVAPTILCACLPALLFVLLQYPLLKEMIFSTYGKGIFDRNMTCWA
- a CDS encoding Ankyrin repeat family protein (Ankyrin repeat family protein; CONTAINS InterPro DOMAIN/s: Ankyrin repeat-containing domain (InterPro:IPR020683), Ankyrin repeat (InterPro:IPR002110); BEST Arabidopsis thaliana protein match is: Ankyrin repeat family protein (TAIR:AT5G04700.1); Has 1807 Blast hits to 1807 proteins in 277 species: Archae - 0; Bacteria - 0; Metazoa - 736; Fungi - 347; Plants - 385; Viruses - 0; Other Eukaryotes - 339 (source: NCBI BLink).), whose protein sequence is MAISSNYLHATLMATLRRSPFKFANTKVPHADLGDSVSPTKKNPEEEVPSDPVNIQLRGKNTNVYYEYIQLSQGISQGRVEVVKDFLNDHPDAVDEWINLYETPLLKACACGKPEIVKELLWRMTPEQMLPKMSQNVSYHTALTVVAVSGNMEIAEALVAKNPKLLEIPGINGQIPVVVAVENTQMEMARYLYTRTPVQVLLAEDGYHGTLLFLNAIFYRMLDIALDLFNMSRRLAVTKHLQIESIPIIVLASKPDLFPGDCYLGPLTRFIYSWIQVKLPTLPKPSHANKDHKSKFFRIHKVYKKSIYIPLKKVRKSFDLFPDTLMRKLLKGLSKWTGIDEVYRLKVMHLQAKKLLLGISEETLTLGLKERSETVDEALLFAVRYGNVDFLVEMIRNNSELLWSTRTSSSSTLFLLAVEFRQEKVFNLLYGLDDRKYLLLADKDSDGNGVLHLAGFPSPPSKLASVICAPLRMQRELQWFKEVERIAPEIEKERVNTEEQTPIEIFAKEHQGLRQEAEKWMKDTAMSCSLVAALIVMVTFAALIITVIFAAVFTVSGGSDDNSEGNPFHLYEQRFIIFIVSDLISCFAACTAVPIFLGILTARYSFDDFLVALPTKMITGLSILFVSIAAMLIAFSLVLITMMNKGKWIVAPTILCACLPALLFVLLQYPLLKEMIFSTYGKGIFDRNMTCWA
- a CDS encoding Ankyrin repeat family protein — its product is MSSNQLGEALEETSERIPFKFAKTKFFHGVLQVSSEESSSPIKEVPEEEAPCDQFNLQIRTASQLHGRVTNEYYEYIQLNQGISQGRVEAVKDFLNRRPDAVDKYINPYETPLLKACAYGNPEIVKLLLRRMTPEQMLPKMSQNNFYNTPLTVVAVSGNMEIAEALVAKNPKLLEIPGNNGEIPVVVAVENTQMEMARYLYNRTPVQVLLEKDGFHGILLFLNAIYYKKLDMALDLFNKSRRLAVTKHLRIESVPIIVLASKPDLFPGGCYLGPLKRFIYSCIQIKQPSFPKPSRSNKGHQNTLMGKVLKCLSKCIGIDEVYRLKVMHLQAKKLLKGISEETLALGLKERSESVDEALLFAVRYGNVDFLVEMIKNNSELLWSTGTSTLFNTAVQVRQEKVFSLLYGLGDRKYLFLADKDSDGNSVLHLAGYPPPNYKLATVVSATLQMQRELQWFKEMERIVPAIENERVNTENLTPIEIFRKEHEAMRLEAEKWMKDTAMSCSLVAALIVTVTFAAIFTVPGGTDDNSGGRPFHRHERIFVIFIVSDLISCFAACTSVLIFLGILTARYAFDDFLFSLPANMIAGLSTLFVSIAAMLVAFSSALFTIFNDPWIVAPTIFFACFPALLFVMIQYPLLKELIFSTYGKRIFDRNMKSLF
- a CDS encoding Ankyrin repeat family protein: MSSNQLGEALEETSERIPFKFAKTKFFHGVLQVSSEESSSPIKEVPEEEAPCDQFNLQIRTASQLHGRVTNEYYEYIQLNQGISQGRVEAVKDFLNRRPDAVDKYINPYETPLLKACAYGNPEIVKLLLRRMTPEQMLPKMSQNNFYNTPLTVVAVSGNMEIAEALVAKNPKLLEIPGNNGEIPVVVAVENTQMEMARYLYNRTPVQVLLEKDGFHDMALDLFNKSRRLAVTKHLRIESVPIIVLASKPDLFPGGCYLGPLKRFIYSCIQIKQPSFPKPSRSNKGHQNTLMGKVLKCLSKCIGIDEVYRLKVMHLQAKKLLKGISEETLALGLKERSESVDEALLFAVRYGNVDFLVEMIKNNSELLWSTGTSTLFNTAVQVRQEKVFSLLYGLGDRKYLFLADKDSDGNSVLHLAGYPPPNYKLATVVSATLQMQRELQWFKEMERIVPAIENERVNTENLTPIEIFRKEHEAMRLEAEKWMKDTAMSCSLVAALIVTVTFAAIFTVPGGTDDNSGGRPFHRHERIFVIFIVSDLISCFAACTSVLIFLGILTARYAFDDFLFSLPANMIAGLSTLFVSIAAMLVAFSSALFTIFNDPWIVAPTIFFACFPALLFVMIQYPLLKELIFSTYGKRIFDRNMKSLF
- a CDS encoding Ankyrin repeat family protein (Ankyrin repeat family protein; CONTAINS InterPro DOMAIN/s: Ankyrin repeat-containing domain (InterPro:IPR020683), Ankyrin repeat (InterPro:IPR002110); BEST Arabidopsis thaliana protein match is: Ankyrin repeat family protein (TAIR:AT5G04700.1); Has 1807 Blast hits to 1807 proteins in 277 species: Archae - 0; Bacteria - 0; Metazoa - 736; Fungi - 347; Plants - 385; Viruses - 0; Other Eukaryotes - 339 (source: NCBI BLink).); protein product: MSSNQLGEALEETSERIPFKFAKTKFFHGVLQVSSEESSSPIKEVPEEEAPCDQFNLQIRTASQLHGRVTNEYYEYIQLNQGISQGRVEAVKDFLNRRPDAVDKYINPYETPLLKACAYGNPEIVKLLLRRMTPEQMLPKMSQNNFYNTPLTVVAVSGNMEIAEALVAKNPKLLEIPGNNGEIPVVVAVENTQMEMARYLYNRTPVQVLLEKDGFHGILLFLNAIYYKKLDMALDLFNKSRRLAVTKHLRIESVPIIVLASKPDLFPDTLMGKVLKCLSKCIGIDEVYRLKVMHLQAKKLLKGISEETLALGLKERSESVDEALLFAVRYGNVDFLVEMIKNNSELLWSTGTSTLFNTAVQVRQEKVFSLLYGLGDRKYLFLADKDSDGNSVLHLAGYPPPNYKLATVVSATLQMQRELQWFKEMERIVPAIENERVNTENLTPIEIFRKEHEAMRLEAEKWMKDTAMSCSLVAALIVTVTFAAIFTVPGGTDDNSGGRPFHRHERIFVIFIVSDLISCFAACTSVLIFLGILTARYAFDDFLFSLPANMIAGLSTLFVSIAAMLVAFSSALFTIFNDPWIVAPTIFFACFPALLFVMIQYPLLKELIFSTYGKRIFDRNMKSLF